The Terriglobales bacterium genomic sequence GCTGGGAACCGTCGGAGCCCCGGATTTTTTCAAAATGTTCGTTGCTTCCATGGTTGTCACCAAGCAACCACCTCAATTGGCTGCGACAAATTCAATCTTCAATTCCTCAACACCCGACTTCGCGAGATCAATGATGCGTAGAACGGCCTCGTAGTTCAGGTGATCGTCAACGGCCAGGAACAAAGCGCGCTGTTCCGGGGGCCGACCGCCAAGAATCGCCGCAACGCGCGCAGGCAATTCAGCTACCGGGATCTTTTGATCAGCCAGTGTCACTTGACAGTCCTTCGGAATCCCCTCCCCCGCCGGCGGCGTCAGGATGGGGCATGCCGCGGAACCTATGCTGAGAATTAACTGGGATTGGAGAACCGGAGCCGCCGTATCCGCGGAGGCTCGAGGGATATCAACATCGTAGCCCTCCATCAGAAGCGGCACGACGACCATGAATATG encodes the following:
- a CDS encoding biopolymer transporter ExbD gives rise to the protein MQFNSNDSGSSLQSEINITPLVDVVLVLLIIFMVVVPLLMEGYDVDIPRASADTAAPVLQSQLILSIGSAACPILTPPAGEGIPKDCQVTLADQKIPVAELPARVAAILGGRPPEQRALFLAVDDHLNYEAVLRIIDLAKSGVEELKIEFVAAN